The DNA region TCACTTCAGATTAGGTTCTTTGAACAGATGAGAAGCTTGAAATGCCATTTCTTTGGCTATGAAGTCTAAGGTTGTTTCGGACAAAAACAAGATCTTCTACTCTCTCCACTCCTAACCTGTTGGATGCTTCTCGACATGGAAAATCATCATCTTGGAGTATCTCTTCACACATTCCAACACTTGAAACCTGACTCAGAACTTTCATGGCTAGTGTCTGTAAGTGGGGTGTTTCAAAGCCGAAATTCTCCCACCAAGCAACGGGATCCATTTTGCCTCTACAGTCCACAGCATCTTCCTCTCCTAAGGGTCCTTCTAATCTCCAGTAAGAGCTAAGCTGCTCTCTAAGAACCCTTCTTGCTGCGCTGTCACCCTCATATCTTTCTAGAGTGGCTTTCCATCCCCGCATTACAGTTCTATCCTTTGTTTGACCTTTCCCAAAATATTTAGGATTAAGTATATAGCCTGCAGCATGAAGAGGAGAAAATAACACATCCCATCTGTTCTCTATCAACTCTTCCAGTTGATTCAATGCACTTTCATCAATTCCATTGCTTCTCACAGCTTCAAGAGCCTGAACCCGCCAATCATAAACATCACCCATGACAGATCGATCTATATTAAGTATAGCAAGGAACCTTAAGAAAGGTTCACATAACTGCAAGAATAAATGAGCCCTGCTCCAGAAATCATCCCCTGAAATGGCAGCCTCGATACTTGCAATGTCCTCCGGAATACAAAGCTTCCATTGCTTCCAGTCGTCACTAACAACTACGTGTTGAAGTGATTGCTTTAGCTGAAGAACCCTCTGGACAATGCCATAGGATGGCAAAAACTTAGTAGAAACTGGATCATAGGTCCCCTTCAAATTTTGAGTCAAGATACCTGGAGAAGACCGCTGATATGCCATGATAAATTGCTCAATTTCCTTAGCACACGAGCAAACAGatttaatccaatccaattcaGCTATTTCTTCCATTAGCATGCAGATAGAATGCGATGCACAAGAAGACCAGAATATGTGAGGGAACTTTGACAATATAAGGGATTCAGAATATTTACAGGCTTGGCCTAGATGTGAGATTATCTGAAAAACATTTGTGGGCCCAATTTCCACAATTAAATCACTAAGAACACCTGTGAACACATTGTCCACCCCATCAGTAACATCTATTATATCCATTGCTTTCAAAAACATTAGTCCCCTTGGACTAGAGACAAATATATCAATCCGGAAGCACCCCAGCGAACCATCTAAGCAGCCAACACACAGTAATGTGCATCCTGTGTGAGGCCAGGACTCCCTAACTAGAGCCACAGATTTTTCAATCCTTGCTTTCTctttacttaaaaaagaaacagaCAATTCATCTTTTGTTGGGGGTTCATAACCAGGGCCAAAAGCACTAATCGCTTTTGTCATTTCAAGAAAGTAAGGAGAGCTGACAACTTTGATATTCAATCCATTGGCATAGAAAGATCTTGCTACAATGTCATCTACATCTTCTTTG from Corylus avellana chromosome ca10, CavTom2PMs-1.0 includes:
- the LOC132164551 gene encoding uncharacterized protein LOC132164551, whose protein sequence is MPSESDKWAWKHVSVFGGFDKGSGTKKWKCNHCNLRYNGSYSRVRAHLLGFTGVGVKSCPAIDRSLREAFQILEEERLARKEERLARKEERLARKEKRTSGSGKPGKHIWISRPSHTCVTTIGDVDRTSRPSLTCVTKEDVDDIVARSFYANGLNIKVVSSPYFLEMTKAISAFGPGYEPPTKDELSVSFLSKEKARIEKSVALVRESWPHTGCTLLCVGCLDGSLGCFRIDIFVSSPRGLMFLKAMDIIDVTDGVDNVFTGVLSDLIVEIGPTNVFQIISHLGQACKYSESLILSKFPHIFWSSCASHSICMLMEEIAELDWIKSVCSCAKEIEQFIMAYQRSSPGILTQNLKGTYDPVSTKFLPSYGIVQRVLQLKQSLQHVVVSDDWKQWKLCIPEDIASIEAAISGDDFWSRAHLFLQLCEPFLRFLAILNIDRSVMGDVYDWRVQALEAVRSNGIDESALNQLEELIENRWDVLFSPLHAAGYILNPKYFGKGQTKDRTVMRGWKATLERYEGDSAARRVLREQLSSYWRLEGPLGEEDAVDCRGKMDPVAWWENFGFETPHLQTLAMKVLSQVSSVGMCEEILQDDDFPCREASNRLGVERVEDLVFVRNNLRLHSQRNGISSFSSVQRT